One Lentibacillus cibarius DNA window includes the following coding sequences:
- the efp gene encoding elongation factor P, whose product MISVNDFKTGLTIEVDNDIWQVVDFQHVKPGKGAAFVRSKLRNLRNGNIQEKTFRAGEKVSKAHIENRKMQYLYASGDTHAFMDTQTYEQLELQTSQIENELNFMKENMEVSVTTYEGEIIGVELPKNVELTVAETEPGVKGDTASGGTKPATLETGYTVQVPFFVNQGDELVINTTEGKYVSRA is encoded by the coding sequence ATGATTTCAGTAAATGATTTCAAGACCGGACTAACGATTGAAGTGGATAATGACATCTGGCAAGTAGTGGACTTCCAGCATGTTAAGCCTGGAAAAGGTGCTGCATTTGTCAGATCTAAACTTCGGAATCTGCGGAACGGCAATATCCAAGAAAAAACATTCCGCGCCGGCGAAAAAGTGAGCAAAGCACACATTGAGAACAGAAAGATGCAATATTTGTATGCATCCGGTGATACGCACGCATTTATGGATACACAAACATACGAACAACTGGAACTGCAAACAAGCCAAATTGAAAATGAACTAAATTTCATGAAGGAAAACATGGAGGTTTCGGTTACGACGTATGAAGGTGAAATCATCGGTGTTGAACTTCCTAAAAACGTGGAATTAACGGTGGCGGAAACAGAACCGGGAGTGAAAGGTGACACCGCAAGTGGGGGGACAAAGCCTGCCACGCTGGAAACCGGATACACGGTACAAGTTCCCTTCTTTGTGAATCAGGGAGATGAGTTAGTAATCAATACAACAGAAGGCAAATATGTATCAAGAGCATAA